TCAAAACCACCGGAAAGGTAGTAGGACACGTCAACTGTGGCGGGTGGAATGAAGTCGTCATTCAGTTGGGCAACGTACCATTGGACGAAATTGGTGTGGTCGTAGGGGTCTGCGCCATCCATCAGGGTGCGCAGACTAATGAATTTGGAAACTTCGCGGCCCTGAAGGATATCTACGGCCGTTTGCAGGCAATACTTAGCCATCGAAGGCGGGTCAGGCGAGCCAACAAATTCGTAGCTATGCTCTTGCGCCAGACGGAGGAAACCGTTAGGCACATTCACCATGGCAAATTTGGGGGGTTGGATGCCGGCGTCTTCAAATGCCAGGGCTGCGCCCAGGGCCATTTCACCACCACCGGCCCATACGCCGTCAATTTGCGGATTGGCAGCCATGATGGCTTCCATTTTCTGCTTCGCTGTAGCGATGTTCCACTGGGCATATTCTGTAGCGATGATTTCGATGCCTGGATAGTTGCTTAGCGCATCCAACGCCGCCGCCTGCCAGGTTTCGGTGGAGTCCACGCCGGCGATGCCGTTGAAGACGACCACTTTACCGGCGCCGCCCATCAATTCGGCTAAACCAACGCCCGACTTGTAAGCTACTTCGTAAAAGTCCACATCCACGCGAGCGGTGAAGTTATCTCCTTCAATGCCGTTGGCGCAGAGAATAACAGGAATACCGGCGTCAATGGCGCGCTTGATGACGGTGGTCGAGGCAGCGCGTCCGAGCGGTTCCACCACAATCGCATCTGGCTGTTGTTCGATGAAGTTTTCGATGTCGCTGATTTGCTGGTTGGCGTCATTGGTAACGGCCGTTAACAGCGGACTGGCCAAAACACCCTGGGCCAACAGCTCTTCACCATAAGCGGCCATCGTCAGGTTATAGGTGTTACCCCACCCATTGCTGGCGTCTTGCTGTGAAACGGCGATGACGTAGGGGCCTTCTTTGGCGTAAGCAGCCGTGTCTACCATGGTAGCGGCGTCGGCCAGGATAGCCTGCGAGTAATCGGAGGCCAGAGCGGCTTCATTCACTTCCGGGCTGTTGATAATGGCCATGATGCCAGCGCCAGCTTCGGAAGCGACTTCTTCAGTCGTTTCCGGGGCAGCCTGAGCAATCGGTTCGCCGGTCAGCGGGCCGGTGCGATCATCCCAACCGGGCACGGGCCAGACGGCCGTTGCGGCAGCCAATTCGGGCGGCCATACGGCAACCATTTGACCGTTTTGCCATTGGGCAATCACTGAGGCGGATTCACGGAGACGGCCATGTTCATCAAATGAAGCCTGTGGCCACTGAAAGCCCCACTTACCAGCGCCATCGGTGAAGGTAGTGGTGCGCAGCGTTTCAGCCACGACTTTCGGATCAGTCGAACACGCCGCTTCCAAAGCATCGGCCAACAGCCAGGTTGACGCATAGGTGGTGTTGTATGTACCGCCCAGGTCCTGACCGGTATAATCCTTGAACTTCTGCATAAAGGCCGGGTCTACATTCAGGCTGCTCACCGGGGCGAAATCTTGTGTCACGATGATGCCATCTGCTACTTCTATGCCAGCTTCGTTCAAGAAGAAAGTGCTGCCGAAACCAGAGCCTAAAGAAATGATGCCCATCTTGGGATAGTAGCCCTGTTCTTTGGCCTGCTTAGCCATTTGGGGGGCCTGATTATTGCCTAAAGCAAACCAGACATCTGGGTCGAGTTGCTTCACGCGCAAAATTGTGTCGGTGAAGTCCTGAGCATTACCTTCATAAGTAAAACTAGCCAGGAGTTCGATGCCAGCTTCTTCCAGCCCGTGCTTCCATACTTCTTCGACTTCTGCGCCAAAGGTAAAGTTGGGGACGGTGATTACGGCCGTTTGTGCCCCTTGCTCCTTGGCCCAGGCCGTATTATCTATGCCCCACTGCTGTAACGTAGAAACAGTCTGGAACACATACTTCAAGCCACGATCTGTAATCGTACCATCGAGCGCATTCGGTACAATATAGGGTACGCTATTCCTTTCCGCGATTTCCGAAGCCGGTAGAGTCGTCCCACTGAGCGCCGACCCCATCACCGCCACAACCTTTTCCTGTGAGATGAGCCGTTCCATTTCAGAGTTACCCACCTCAGCTTTGCCCTGGGTATCTCCTTTGACC
Above is a genomic segment from Candidatus Leptovillus gracilis containing:
- a CDS encoding ABC transporter substrate-binding protein produces the protein MIKVGALYPLTGADAGWAGDPYIKSHQLAIDEINAAGGIACLGGAKLELVKGDTQGKAEVGNSEMERLISQEKVVAVMGSALSGTTLPASEIAERNSVPYIVPNALDGTITDRGLKYVFQTVSTLQQWGIDNTAWAKEQGAQTAVITVPNFTFGAEVEEVWKHGLEEAGIELLASFTYEGNAQDFTDTILRVKQLDPDVWFALGNNQAPQMAKQAKEQGYYPKMGIISLGSGFGSTFFLNEAGIEVADGIIVTQDFAPVSSLNVDPAFMQKFKDYTGQDLGGTYNTTYASTWLLADALEAACSTDPKVVAETLRTTTFTDGAGKWGFQWPQASFDEHGRLRESASVIAQWQNGQMVAVWPPELAAATAVWPVPGWDDRTGPLTGEPIAQAAPETTEEVASEAGAGIMAIINSPEVNEAALASDYSQAILADAATMVDTAAYAKEGPYVIAVSQQDASNGWGNTYNLTMAAYGEELLAQGVLASPLLTAVTNDANQQISDIENFIEQQPDAIVVEPLGRAASTTVIKRAIDAGIPVILCANGIEGDNFTARVDVDFYEVAYKSGVGLAELMGGAGKVVVFNGIAGVDSTETWQAAALDALSNYPGIEIIATEYAQWNIATAKQKMEAIMAANPQIDGVWAGGGEMALGAALAFEDAGIQPPKFAMVNVPNGFLRLAQEHSYEFVGSPDPPSMAKYCLQTAVDILQGREVSKFISLRTLMDGADPYDHTNFVQWYVAQLNDDFIPPATVDVSYYLSGGFERK